The DNA segment CTCAGGACACCCCGTTCGTGCTGCCGCGCTGGCACTGGGCGCGCAAGCACCCCACGCTGATCGTCGGCGCGCTGTTGCTGGTCGCGATTGCCGCGCTCTCCATCGGCGCGCCCTGGATCGCCACCTTCGATCCCCAGGATATCGATCCGCTGGCGCGCATGCAGCCGCCCTCGGCCGAGCACTGGTTCGGCACCGACGCGCTGGGCCGCGATGTGTTCAGCCGCGCGGTCTGGGGCGGGCGCGTCTCGATGGTCGTCGGCGGCTCGGTCGGCCTGCTGGCAACCGGTTTCGGCGTGCTGCTTGGCCTCGCCGCGGGCTTCGTGCGCTGGGCCGACTCCTTCGTGATGCGCGTGATGGACGGCTTGATGGCCATCCCGGGCATCTTGCTGGCAATCGCGCTGATGGCGGTCACGCAGGCCAGCCTCACGGCCGTGATCGTCGCCATCACCATCCCCGAGGTCCCGCGCGTGGTGCGGCTGGT comes from the Cupriavidus basilensis genome and includes:
- a CDS encoding ABC transporter permease — its product is MSTSLPVTDGAAPSAAVPQDTPFVLPRWHWARKHPTLIVGALLLVAIAALSIGAPWIATFDPQDIDPLARMQPPSAEHWFGTDALGRDVFSRAVWGGRVSMVVGGSVGLLATGFGVLLGLAAGFVRWADSFVMRVMDGLMAIPGILLAIALMAVTQASLTAVIVAITIPEVPRVVRLVRSLALTLREQLYVEAAHAVGTRLPVILARHVVPNMVAPLIVQATFVAAAAVLTEAALSFLGVGVPGQTPSWGNMMAEGRNFVAVAFHIILYPGILLAATVLAINLLGDGLRDALDPRLARQL